The following is a genomic window from Desulfofarcimen acetoxidans DSM 771.
GAAAACAAGACGCTGACGTAAATGAGTTCTGGTCATTAGCCCGATCATTTCTTAAAGTGTATTTACCAAATGCGCGAGAAGTCTCCCAGAATACTGTAAAAGCCTACAAACAGGCACTGGAGACTTTAATCAAATATCTTGAGGATTCTGGATTTACCAGAGACACTATCACGATTGGAACGTTTACGCCCGCGTGTATTGAAGGTTTTATGGTTTGGATGTCTAAAGAACAAAATTGCAAACCGCGAACCTGTAACTTAAGGCTTTCGGCGATTAAAACATTTCTTCGATATTGTGGTCATCATGTAATCACCAATGAATCGATCAGCCGCGAAGTACTTGAGCTTCCGATGAAAAAGGTTCGAAAAGAAAAGATTGAATACATGTCCAATGGAGCTACGGCTGCTATTATGAATGCTCCAGACAACAGGAGACTTATAGGCAGACGAAACAAAGCTATGCTATCACTGCTCTATGATAGCGCCGCCAGAGTTCAGGAACTCGTAGATATCAAGGTGGACGATCTGTATTTAAATGAGAAAGCCAGCGCGGACGGTGAGTCATTTGTTACTCTACGCGGAAAAGGCGATAAGTTGCGGAACGTCAATTTGTCGCCCAAGACTGCTAAACTCATTCAATCATACTTGAATGAGTTTCACCCCAGGGAGAATCGCGGCGCGCCGCTGTTTTATACAAAGAGGGCCGGTTCGCTGTGGCCACTGTCTGTAGACTCTGTTAGCAGAATTTTAAAGGAAAACGCGGATAAAGCTCGTTTGTGCGTTCCAGACATTCCGGAAAGAATTCATTGTCACTTGTTAAGGAAGAGCCGGGCTATGCACTTATATATAGCAGGTGTACCTTTGCCTGTGATCATGGAATTACTTGGACACGCAAGCATGAATACCACATCCGGCTTCTATGCTTTTGTCACATGGGAAATGGTGAGCGAAGCGATGAAAAAGGCAAATGAAGGTCACTTGGAAGGTGAAATGTTGTGGAAGGAACCTAATGTCCGAAAACAATTGTATACTTTGGATTAAAAAATTATTCCGCACTTTTAAAATATGAAGCCGTCATCATGTGGCTTTTCTATATGCGTTGCCGATAATCATTTCTGCGGCATAATCAGGTTTATACCGAATTCTGTATAACCCGGACAACTGCAAAACTGCCGTGATACATAAAGGTGGCTGGTACAATCAGCAGTTAAATGCCGTTTACCACGAGATGGCCGAACACTACGGTACTGCCATCATTCCTGCCAGGGTTAGAAAACCCAAAGATAAGCCAAACGTAGAGGGTTCTGTAGGCAATATATCCACATGGATTACCGCTGCGATGAGAAATGAACAGTTCTTTTCACTGTCTGAATTAAATCGCGCTATTCGGGAGAAGTTGGAGGCCTTCAACGCCCGGCCTTTCCAAAAGAAAGAGGGCAGCCGGTTAAGTCTCTTCCGCGACGAAGAACTGCCATTACTGGCGCCATTACCTGCTACCCCTTATGAACTGGCCGAATGGAAAGAAGTCACCGTTCAGTTCAATTATCACATATCCGTCGGCGGAATGCTATACTCGGCCCCTTACGAATATATAAAACGTAAGGTTAACGTCAGGATAACAGATAAAACAATTGAAATTTTCTATAACCAAAACCGCATAGCCTCCCATCGCCGTCTTTACGGACGCAAAGGGCAGTACAGCACCATAGTAGAACACATGCCGGAAGACCACCAGAAATATCTGGAATGGAACGGCGATCGTTTCCGCAAATGGGCTGAGCAAATTGGAAGCAATACGCATCAAGTAGTAGATGCCATACTTACCTCCAAACGTGTGGAACAGCAGACTTACAAAAGCTGTATGGGGCTTTTAAAGCTGGCTGACAAATATTCAGTCGAGCGTCTGGAAGCCGCCTGCAATAAGGCACTTTCCTATACAGCCACCCCCAGTTATAAGAGTATTAAAACATCCTTACCACTGGGCAGGACAAGTCACCAAGTGAACCGGTTAAACCGGAAACCACACACAATAACTACGGCATTACAAGAGGTGCCGGCTATTACAGGAGGTAAACATCTATGACAAACCAAAGTACTATTGATAAATTAATTGAAATGCGCTTGACCGCCATGTCCAACTCTTTCCGCAATCAATTGACTGATGCCAAAATGAAGGATGTTCCTTTTGAGGATCGGTTTGGCATGCTAGTGGACATAGAATACAGCAACCGAAAAAATAACCGTTTAAAACGACTGATCCGGAATGCTGATTTTGATCAGCCAGGTGCCAGTGTCATGGACATTGATTATACATCCGGACGCAAGCTAAACAAGCAGCTTATCGTCAGGCTGGCCACCTGTGAATATATCACAGAATACCGTAATATTTTCATTACCGGCGCCACAGGTAGCGGTAAAACATATATGGCCTGCGCTTTTGGTATGGAAGCCTGCAAACAGCATTATACGACAAGGTATGTAAGGCTCCCTGA
Proteins encoded in this region:
- a CDS encoding tyrosine-type recombinase/integrase, whose product is MSKRKQDADVNEFWSLARSFLKVYLPNAREVSQNTVKAYKQALETLIKYLEDSGFTRDTITIGTFTPACIEGFMVWMSKEQNCKPRTCNLRLSAIKTFLRYCGHHVITNESISREVLELPMKKVRKEKIEYMSNGATAAIMNAPDNRRLIGRRNKAMLSLLYDSAARVQELVDIKVDDLYLNEKASADGESFVTLRGKGDKLRNVNLSPKTAKLIQSYLNEFHPRENRGAPLFYTKRAGSLWPLSVDSVSRILKENADKARLCVPDIPERIHCHLLRKSRAMHLYIAGVPLPVIMELLGHASMNTTSGFYAFVTWEMVSEAMKKANEGHLEGEMLWKEPNVRKQLYTLD
- the istB gene encoding IS21-like element helper ATPase IstB, which translates into the protein MTNQSTIDKLIEMRLTAMSNSFRNQLTDAKMKDVPFEDRFGMLVDIEYSNRKNNRLKRLIRNADFDQPGASVMDIDYTSGRKLNKQLIVRLATCEYITEYRNIFITGATGSGKTYMACAFGMEACKQHYTTRYVRLPDLLIDLEIARNEGTYKKVMAKYANPLLLIIDEWLLLKPNENERKDIFELLHRRRKKSSTIFCSQYRLDGWYEQLGGSDGPLADAILDRIVHDAYKINIESIDPAKDVSMREVYGLDKMLSE